In Ananas comosus cultivar F153 linkage group 14, ASM154086v1, whole genome shotgun sequence, the genomic stretch ACAAGTGCGTGCTCGACTCGTGCCGCTGCCTCCAGCAGGAGGGCTTCGAGGTCACCTACCTGCCCGTCCGTCCCGACGGCCTCGTCGACCTGGACGCCCTCGCTGCCGCCATCCGCCCCGACACCGGCCTCGTCTCCGTCATGGCCGTCAACAACGAGATCGGCGTCGTCCAGCCCCTCGAGGACATCGGCCGCATCTGCCGGGACAAGGGCGTCCCCTTCCACACCGACGCCGCCCAGGCCCTCGGCAAGATTCCCATCGACGTCGACCGCATGGGCATCGCCCTCATGTCCCTCAGCGGCCACAAGATCTACGGGCCCAAGGGCGTCGGCGCCCTctacctccgccgccgcccccgcgtCCGCGTCGAGCCCCAGATGAGCGGCGGCGGCCAGGAGCGCGGCATCCGCAGCGGCACCGTCCCCACCCCCCTCGTCGTCGGCATGGGCGCCGCCTGCGAGATCGCCGCCGGGGAGATGGACTACGACAACCGCCGCATCGCCGCCCTCCAGGAAAGGCTCCTTGAGGGGGTCCGCTCCGGGGTCGACGACGTCGTGGTGAACGGCAGCACCGAGCACCGCTACCCGGGGAACCTGAACCTGTCCTTCGCCTACGTGGAGGGGGAGAGCCTCCTGATGGGCCTCAAGGAGGTGGCTGTGTCGAGCGGGAGCGCGTGCACCAGCGCCAGCCTGGAGCCCTCCTACGTGCTGCGGGCGCTGGGGGTGGACGAGGACATGGCCCACACCTCCATCCGCTTTGGCATCGGCAGGTTCACCACCGAGGCCGAGATCGACCGCGCCGTCGAGCTCACCGTCCAGCAGGTGCAGAAGCTTAGGGAGATGAGCCCCCTCTACGAGATGGCTAAGGCAGGGATCGACCTCAAGAGCATCCAATGGGCTCAGCACTGAGATTGATGCGGCAGCACCTGTAGATTGGGTGTTCTCCAGAGAAGACCATAGGGTTGTTAGTCATGAAGGGCGGCGGCAGCAAAAGCATCGCAGAAATTAAAGACAAGTGCTATAACTAACTTTGGGGTGTTACTTTGTACTTGCAAAACCCCACTTCTCTATCCATCTTTTTGTGGGCAGTTACACTGTAGACATCTTGAAAGAGCAGAGTGGTTTAAGGATGGATGCACTGTTGTTTGCAAAGTTTTCACCTCTTTCATCCTACCCTTATGGTTGGTTTGAGGAGAATGAAAATAAATGGTGTTATCTAGAATTAGAGAGCTATAAGTTAAAGAGGTTTGATTACTTGATCTTCTTTGTGGATTGCTCGTGAATGTGCTCCtttgtttttgttattttatggTGTATTTTGATATAATAGCTTGTTTGGTTGAGTTCTCCTTATGTTGTGGCATCTTTCTAGATGGTTCTCTCTGTACTCTTCTGTTAAGTGTGTGTCGGTTATATCTGATAATATGTTTCTTTGgtgctataattttttttattgtaatttttttcattgttaTTTCACACTTGTTTATGAGGTAAGTAACCTGGAATGGAATTATTCAGACAAGTATATCTGACTGTTTAGTGCCTTTTCTTCTCAGGTATgcttttgttatcaatttttctGATTAATTAGTGGCCTCGACAAGACAATCTTCAGTCAAGAGTAAATGAGTAATATATCTATCACTATTTTTAGTTAAGAGTGAGTAATATATCTATcaatatttcagtttttttttttggtttctttgtcCGGCTTCTTGTTCGTGTCTACaatattttaatcattttttaaacAACGCGACTAGTAATGCAAGATCATTTTGCCATGCTATAATTTTCTCTGTAGGATCACTTTACATTCTCTAAATACCTGATTCGTAGTAGCATGTCTTATACATGTCGCGCAGCAATTATTTTCAGCATATATCTTGGTTTGATCTTGTCATTTGTTTTGACTTCTTTTTCATATGGAAGGCATCAGTTGTACATGTTGTGCTTTGATGCTGCAGATTGGCTGAATAGCACAGTCATGATTTCAACTAAGgtacttttccttttttatctATCTGTTTGGGTTCTGATAGTATCTGGCGGTGAACTTTACAGGGACTTGCTGAGTTGTACAGGCAAATATCTagtatttctttaattttcttgtcTTTTCTGTTGTGTTAGTTATTCTGTTTTGTGTTAGctattctagatattttaaaagttgaggggctgcGGTCTTAGGTGGAAAGCGCTTTCTGATGGCATGAATAGGAAAACTGAGAAGTAACTGATGATGTTGAGATTTCCCTCGTCAAGATTAAGGTAGTTAAGTGTGTggttaaggatttttttttttaatgaaacaGGAATATACCTTATTTGAACAAagagaagaagcaaaaaaaaaaaaaagaaagcaaagaaGAGCAACAAGCACAGCCTAGAGAGAATCAGGCTGTGAACCCTGCATTATACAGACTTCCGCACCGACAGCCACATTTTAACTGAAGA encodes the following:
- the LOC109720238 gene encoding cysteine desulfurase, mitochondrial-like — protein: MATSSFSRVLLRRLPLLHCPRRLSTTAAAAAAEASEGEGKEEAGGGVISMKGVRMSGRPLYLDMQATTPVDPRVLDAMLPFYLSRFGNPHSRTHLYGWESDAAVEAARAQVAALVGANPKEVFFTSGATESNNISVKGLMRFYRDKKRHVVTTQTEHKCVLDSCRCLQQEGFEVTYLPVRPDGLVDLDALAAAIRPDTGLVSVMAVNNEIGVVQPLEDIGRICRDKGVPFHTDAAQALGKIPIDVDRMGIALMSLSGHKIYGPKGVGALYLRRRPRVRVEPQMSGGGQERGIRSGTVPTPLVVGMGAACEIAAGEMDYDNRRIAALQERLLEGVRSGVDDVVVNGSTEHRYPGNLNLSFAYVEGESLLMGLKEVAVSSGSACTSASLEPSYVLRALGVDEDMAHTSIRFGIGRFTTEAEIDRAVELTVQQVQKLREMSPLYEMAKAGIDLKSIQWAQH